One window of the Fusobacterium animalis 7_1 genome contains the following:
- the citD gene encoding citrate lyase acyl carrier protein, with protein MEIKKIALAGTLESSDVQVTVEPSDKGVNLSLESSVMNQYGQQIKETVLETLDRLGVKNIKINVIDKGALDCTIKARVECAVLRACEASDKNIAWGGMIK; from the coding sequence ATGGAAATTAAAAAAATTGCTCTTGCTGGAACTTTGGAATCTAGTGATGTACAAGTTACTGTTGAACCTTCTGATAAAGGAGTTAATCTTTCATTAGAAAGTAGTGTTATGAACCAATATGGACAACAAATTAAAGAAACAGTATTAGAAACTCTTGATAGATTAGGAGTAAAAAATATAAAAATAAATGTAATAGATAAAGGTGCATTAGATTGTACTATCAAAGCTAGAGTTGAATGTGCTGTACTTAGAGCTTGTGAAGCTTCTGATAAGAATATTGCTTGGGGAGGAATGATAAAATGA
- a CDS encoding LysR family transcriptional regulator, with amino-acid sequence MTERDFEILEVLNKTKNITHAADLLYINQSALSKRIIAIEEELGVTLMVRSRQGIHFTAEGEKVLSYTQEAKKQLELMRIDLKEGNTVVSGTLKAGISINYSQYNLPQILSEYKKKFPNVTTHITTEYSRNIFLKIANGEIDIAVVRGEFPWNENKILLEEENICLIYNNSDIGKDLSDFQYIGRKTDVTFEREMAQWLRENDLKIKKEGIYVDNINTCVEMVNQGLGWAIVPEICLKNFEGQIKPLVFKNGQAFTRSTYLLYSNSVSKLPQVREFIKIIQNRK; translated from the coding sequence ATGACTGAAAGAGATTTTGAAATTTTAGAAGTTTTAAATAAAACTAAAAATATAACTCATGCAGCAGATTTACTCTATATAAACCAATCTGCTTTATCAAAAAGAATAATAGCTATTGAGGAAGAACTAGGAGTAACTCTTATGGTTCGTTCAAGGCAAGGAATACATTTTACAGCAGAGGGAGAAAAAGTTTTATCCTATACCCAAGAAGCAAAAAAGCAATTAGAACTTATGAGAATAGATTTAAAAGAGGGAAACACAGTTGTTTCAGGAACATTAAAAGCTGGAATTTCAATTAACTATTCACAGTACAATTTGCCTCAAATTTTAAGTGAGTATAAGAAAAAATTTCCTAATGTAACAACACATATCACAACAGAATACAGTAGAAATATATTTTTAAAAATTGCGAATGGAGAAATAGATATCGCAGTTGTAAGAGGAGAATTTCCTTGGAATGAAAACAAAATTTTACTTGAAGAAGAAAATATTTGTCTTATCTATAATAATAGTGATATAGGAAAAGATTTATCAGATTTTCAGTATATTGGAAGAAAGACAGATGTAACTTTTGAAAGAGAAATGGCTCAATGGTTAAGAGAAAACGATTTAAAAATAAAAAAAGAAGGTATATATGTAGATAATATAAATACCTGTGTAGAAATGGTAAATCAGGGACTTGGTTGGGCAATAGTTCCAGAGATATGCTTAAAAAATTTTGAAGGGCAGATAAAACCCTTGGTATTTAAAAATGGACAGGCTTTTACCCGTTCAACTTATCTTTTGTATTCAAATTCTGTGTCAAAGTTACCACAAGTTAGAGAGTTTATAAAAATTATTCAAAATAGAAAATGA
- the citC gene encoding [citrate (pro-3S)-lyase] ligase, protein MTISKIYANDKRSLKLIDELLAKEEIRKDANLDYTCAMFDDDMNIIATGSCFKNTLRCLAVDNSHQGEGLMNQIVTHLVDYEFSRGLTHLFLYTKNKSMKFFKDLGFFEIVNIENQIVFMENKRTGFSDYLDNLKKDMKEGKNIASLIMNANPFTLGHQYLVEKASSENEVLHLFIVSDDSSLVPFEVRKRLVIEGTKHLKNICYHETGDYIISSATFPSYFQKDEVAVIESQANLDIEVFTKIAKVLNINRRYVGEEPNSLVTNIYNQTMLKKLPENNIECIVVPRKKYSDNVISASTVRQIIKNGNLEDLKNLVPETTYNYFLSDEAKAVIDKIRSQDNVIHY, encoded by the coding sequence ATGACTATTTCAAAAATATATGCAAATGATAAAAGAAGCCTTAAATTAATAGATGAGTTATTAGCCAAAGAGGAAATTAGAAAAGATGCTAATTTAGATTATACTTGTGCTATGTTTGATGATGATATGAATATTATTGCAACTGGGAGCTGTTTTAAAAATACTTTGAGATGCCTTGCTGTTGATAATTCTCATCAAGGTGAAGGACTTATGAATCAAATTGTTACTCACCTTGTAGATTATGAATTTTCAAGAGGTCTAACTCATTTATTTTTATATACAAAAAATAAATCTATGAAATTTTTTAAAGATTTAGGATTTTTTGAAATTGTAAATATAGAAAATCAAATTGTATTTATGGAAAATAAGAGGACAGGTTTTTCTGATTATTTAGATAATCTTAAAAAAGATATGAAAGAAGGAAAAAATATAGCTTCACTTATTATGAATGCCAATCCTTTTACCTTGGGGCATCAATATTTAGTTGAAAAAGCTTCAAGTGAAAATGAGGTATTACACCTATTTATAGTTAGTGATGATAGTAGTTTAGTCCCTTTTGAAGTCAGAAAAAGACTTGTTATTGAAGGAACAAAGCATTTAAAAAATATATGTTATCATGAAACAGGAGATTATATAATAAGCAGTGCAACATTCCCAAGCTATTTTCAAAAAGATGAAGTTGCTGTAATAGAAAGTCAAGCTAATTTAGATATTGAAGTTTTTACTAAGATTGCTAAGGTTTTAAATATCAATAGGCGTTATGTAGGAGAAGAACCTAATAGCTTAGTAACGAATATCTATAATCAAACTATGTTAAAAAAATTACCAGAAAACAATATTGAATGTATAGTAGTGCCTAGAAAAAAATATTCTGATAATGTCATAAGTGCTTCAACAGTTAGACAAATAATAAAAAATGGAAATTTAGAAGATTTGAAAAATCTTGTACCAGAAACTACTTATAATTATTTTTTAAGTGATGAAGCAAAGGCTGTTATAGATAAAATTCGTTCACAAGACAATGTTATTCATTACTAA
- the citX gene encoding citrate lyase holo-[acyl-carrier protein] synthase codes for MQGIEVGIDEILNCREKRVVIQNEMIKKYNKPVISFTMNIPGPIKTNNVIKKAFDIGKTLILEKLKENNITILEIQELNENTGNELFISVDSQAEKIKDITVTIEESSELGRLFDMDVIDINFEKLSRKSFRKCLICEAQAQECGRSRKHSIEELQNKVEEILSKGAN; via the coding sequence ATGCAAGGTATAGAAGTTGGAATTGATGAAATTTTGAACTGTCGTGAAAAGAGAGTAGTTATTCAAAATGAAATGATAAAAAAATATAATAAACCAGTTATATCTTTTACTATGAATATTCCAGGTCCAATTAAAACAAATAATGTAATAAAAAAGGCTTTTGATATTGGAAAAACTTTAATATTAGAAAAATTAAAAGAAAATAACATAACAATTTTAGAAATTCAAGAACTTAATGAAAATACAGGAAATGAATTATTTATTTCTGTTGACAGTCAAGCAGAAAAAATAAAAGATATTACTGTTACTATTGAAGAAAGCTCTGAACTTGGAAGATTATTTGATATGGATGTTATTGATATAAATTTTGAAAAACTATCAAGAAAATCTTTTAGAAAGTGCTTAATTTGCGAGGCACAAGCCCAGGAATGTGGTAGAAGTAGAAAACATTCTATTGAGGAATTACAAAATAAAGTAGAAGAAATATTAAGTAAAGGAGCTAATTGA
- a CDS encoding type II toxin-antitoxin system PemK/MazF family toxin, producing MVKQGDIIKINFNPQAGHEQAGYRPAVVVSNDFFNKKTNLTIVCPVTNTISDFPLHVKLDERTTTTGAILCEHLKALDINKRTYKIIEPLPKDILEQVIDIIFAEIEN from the coding sequence ATGGTAAAACAAGGAGATATAATAAAAATAAATTTTAATCCTCAAGCTGGACATGAACAAGCTGGTTATAGACCAGCTGTTGTGGTAAGCAATGATTTCTTTAATAAAAAAACAAATTTAACTATTGTTTGTCCTGTTACTAATACTATCAGTGATTTTCCACTTCATGTAAAATTAGATGAAAGAACAACTACAACAGGTGCTATTCTATGCGAACATTTAAAAGCATTAGATATAAATAAAAGAACATATAAAATTATAGAACCCTTACCCAAAGACATTTTGGAACAAGTTATTGATATTATATTTGCAGAAATTGAAAATTAA
- a CDS encoding AbrB/MazE/SpoVT family DNA-binding domain-containing protein: protein MTLLSTISKWGNGQGIRLPKTLLELLKWENNDKLEIIVENENIRIKKINSSKKRKNIKELFTNYEREYEVQEIDWGEPEGKEIW, encoded by the coding sequence ATGACACTATTAAGTACAATTTCTAAATGGGGAAATGGACAAGGAATAAGACTTCCTAAAACTCTTTTAGAACTTTTAAAGTGGGAAAATAATGATAAATTAGAAATAATTGTAGAAAATGAAAATATAAGAATTAAAAAAATAAATTCATCAAAAAAAAGAAAAAATATTAAAGAACTTTTTACTAATTATGAAAGAGAATATGAAGTTCAAGAAATAGATTGGGGAGAACCAGAAGGAAAAGAAATATGGTAA